Proteins encoded by one window of Anopheles maculipalpis chromosome 2RL, idAnoMacuDA_375_x, whole genome shotgun sequence:
- the LOC126568439 gene encoding uncharacterized protein LOC126568439 → MEQQLQTSSSTEFEALSDQLAELEEHLLTIAESDRVLAALEAKIAVRKLKTGNRAPVAPLPFAHFKAFCLDCVRKCETATEKVRFETRAIERQCRDHCALIEQKRQSVGNDALRVHLESFAIERLVGERDLRAAQHTDYELRRLGAEVKREMLMEKLVLYETGQQHGRLRDSVNQWSNKLTEVQNKIERTDREIELLERQNEALRAKLRQYRVPNVQEMANRVEELRQLQAQLFRRVKRGILDGSIAVPVGKVEE, encoded by the coding sequence atggaacaacagctacaaacctCTTCATCCACCGAGTTTGAAGCACTCTCGGATCAGCTGGCCGAGCTAGAGGAACATCTACTAACAATAGCCGAATCCGACCGGGTTTTAGCTGCCCTAGAAGCCAAAATCGCTGTACGAAAGCTAAAAACTGGCAACCGAGCACCCGTTGCGCCACTTCCATTCGCCCACTTCAAGGCCTTCTGTCTCGATTGCGTACGGAAGTGTGAAACCGCCACGGAGAAGGTTCGCTTCGAGACGCGTGCCATCGAGCGTCAGTGCCGCGACCATTGTGCCCTGATCGAGCAAAAGCGTCAAAGCGTTGGAAACGATGCACTGCGGGTACATCTCGAGAGCTTCGCGATCGAGCGGCTCGTTGGTGAGCGTGACTTGCGGGCCGCACAGCACACCGATTACGAGCTGCGTCGGCTCGGTGCGGAAGTGAAGCGTGAGATGCTGATGGAAAAGTTGGTACTGTACGAAACTGGCCAACAGCATGGTCGATTGCGCGACAGTGTGAACCAGTGGAGCAACAAGCTCACAGAAGTGCAGAACAAAATTGAACGTACCGATCGGGAGATAGAATTGCTGGAGCGTCAGAATGAAGCATTACGTGCCAAGCTGCGCCAATATCGTGTACCAAACGTGCAGGAGATGGCAAACCGTGTGGAGGAGTTGCGCCAGCTGCAGGCTCAACTTTTTCGGCGGGTAAAGCGAGGCATATTGGATGGCTCGATTGCAGTTCCCGTAGGCAAAGTAGAAGAATAG